A portion of the Algisphaera agarilytica genome contains these proteins:
- a CDS encoding Rab family GTPase produces MESRKICMLGAFATGKTSLVARYVKSIFSEVYQSTIGVKIDKKTVDLDGRSLSLILWDLAGEDDFVSVQMRYLRGSSGYLLVVDGTRPDTLETAKMLHERVIREVGELPFVLVLNKADLTDAWAIGEPSSDFLGLRDKALATLHTSAKTGDAVNQAFEELARGVLA; encoded by the coding sequence ATGGAATCACGCAAGATCTGCATGCTCGGCGCCTTCGCCACCGGGAAGACCAGCCTGGTTGCGCGGTACGTCAAGAGCATCTTTTCCGAGGTCTATCAGTCCACCATCGGCGTGAAGATCGACAAGAAGACCGTCGACCTCGACGGCCGATCGCTTTCGCTGATCCTCTGGGACCTGGCGGGTGAAGACGATTTCGTGTCGGTGCAGATGCGTTACCTGCGGGGCAGCTCCGGCTACCTCTTGGTCGTTGATGGCACCCGGCCCGACACGCTGGAGACCGCGAAGATGCTCCACGAGCGGGTGATCCGCGAGGTGGGTGAGCTGCCGTTTGTGCTTGTGCTCAACAAAGCCGACCTCACCGACGCCTGGGCGATCGGCGAGCCCTCGAGCGATTTCCTGGGGCTGCGCGACAAGGCGCTCGCCACGCTCCACACCAGCGCCAAGACCGGCGACGCGGTGAATCAGGCGTTCGAAGAACTGGCCCGCGGGGTGCTGGCTTGA
- a CDS encoding OmpA family protein: MDDPSDNAKTSESPAESPGQSSPSPLGDAETLAQLRELLIGPEREELAELRETLASSRAQAQDIAELLPQAITLREQKDDQLGRALSGTVEEAIQTSVKNNPQPMIDAVFPVIGPAIRKAVSEALASAVQSLNQTLEHSLSIKSLKWRMEAARTGKPFAEVVLLNTLRYRVEQVFLIHTESGLLMQHVAADGVETRDEQLVSGMFTAITEFVRDSFNTDDQAGLRTMQVGGVTVWVERGPHAILAGAVRGSAPAELREVFQQVLEDIHLRHGELLETFAGDDSEMEVVEPELQRCLVSAAQPGAKRKVSPAFLIFVAVVLGLVLWAVLAGVLSNRQWAGYVYELERTRGIMLVEDDHNWWGRSEVRGLVSPDAAHLPDEILANSGIDPEEVSQRWEHYPTVQIQESPLPEPALDPEPPTLLEQAEQLLDPPASVTLRTEGSVLIAEGLAPHAWIERTLSLSAQLVTAGMTSFDDSGLVDRDMEDLEVFAGRIEACVIDMPSGSTLDLNGQEVMASQLLEDVSGAQAAADAIGMELKLIVTGHTDLSGDPQRNLELSQARAAAVAEMIRSRMQAPPIMVEVGMAADQPIVPDTMPLADQQRNRRVTFEVELAARP, encoded by the coding sequence ATGGATGACCCGTCCGACAACGCGAAAACATCCGAGTCTCCCGCGGAGTCCCCGGGCCAGTCCTCGCCCAGCCCGTTGGGTGACGCCGAGACGCTGGCTCAGTTGCGTGAGTTGTTGATTGGGCCCGAGCGAGAAGAGCTCGCCGAGTTGCGCGAGACCCTCGCCTCGTCGCGTGCGCAGGCCCAGGACATCGCCGAGCTCCTGCCTCAGGCGATTACGCTGCGCGAGCAGAAGGACGATCAACTCGGCCGTGCGCTGTCGGGCACGGTGGAAGAGGCGATCCAAACCTCGGTCAAGAACAACCCCCAGCCCATGATCGACGCGGTGTTCCCGGTCATCGGCCCGGCGATCCGCAAGGCGGTGAGCGAAGCCCTGGCCAGTGCGGTCCAGTCACTGAACCAGACGCTCGAGCACAGCCTGTCGATCAAGTCGTTGAAGTGGCGGATGGAGGCGGCACGGACCGGCAAGCCGTTCGCGGAGGTCGTGCTGCTGAATACGCTGCGTTACCGCGTGGAGCAGGTGTTTCTGATCCACACCGAGTCGGGCTTGTTGATGCAACACGTCGCGGCGGACGGCGTGGAAACGCGCGACGAGCAGCTGGTCTCGGGCATGTTCACGGCGATCACCGAGTTTGTCCGCGATTCGTTCAACACCGATGATCAGGCGGGTCTACGCACCATGCAGGTCGGCGGCGTGACGGTCTGGGTCGAGCGCGGGCCCCACGCAATCCTCGCTGGGGCGGTGCGGGGCTCGGCCCCGGCGGAGCTGCGTGAGGTGTTCCAGCAGGTGCTCGAAGACATCCACCTGCGTCACGGCGAGCTTCTCGAAACGTTTGCCGGCGACGATTCGGAAATGGAAGTGGTCGAACCCGAACTCCAGCGTTGCCTGGTCAGTGCGGCGCAGCCCGGGGCCAAACGCAAGGTGTCTCCCGCGTTCCTGATCTTCGTGGCGGTTGTTTTGGGGTTGGTCCTCTGGGCGGTCCTCGCGGGGGTGTTGTCGAATCGGCAATGGGCGGGCTACGTCTACGAGCTCGAACGCACGCGGGGCATCATGCTGGTGGAAGACGACCACAACTGGTGGGGCCGGTCCGAGGTCCGCGGTTTGGTCAGCCCGGATGCTGCGCACCTGCCCGACGAAATCCTGGCCAACTCGGGGATCGATCCGGAAGAAGTCAGCCAGCGTTGGGAGCACTACCCCACGGTGCAGATCCAGGAGTCCCCGCTACCTGAGCCTGCGCTCGATCCCGAACCGCCGACGTTGTTGGAGCAGGCGGAGCAGCTGCTTGATCCTCCGGCCTCGGTGACCCTGCGCACCGAAGGCTCGGTCCTGATTGCCGAGGGCCTTGCACCGCACGCGTGGATCGAAAGGACGCTTTCGCTTTCGGCGCAACTCGTCACGGCGGGCATGACCTCGTTCGACGACTCGGGTCTGGTCGACCGGGACATGGAAGACCTCGAGGTGTTTGCCGGTCGGATCGAGGCGTGTGTCATCGATATGCCTTCGGGCAGCACGCTGGACTTGAACGGGCAAGAGGTCATGGCCTCGCAGTTGCTCGAAGATGTGTCCGGTGCTCAGGCCGCGGCCGACGCCATCGGCATGGAGCTTAAACTTATCGTGACCGGCCACACCGACCTGTCGGGTGACCCTCAACGCAACCTCGAACTCAGTCAGGCCCGGGCCGCCGCGGTCGCCGAGATGATCCGTTCACGGATGCAGGCGCCGCCGATCATGGTCGAGGTGGGCATGGCGGCGGATCAGCCGATCGTGCCCGACACGATGCCCCTGGCCGACCAGCAGCGCAACCGCCGGGTGACGTTCGAGGTGGAGTTGGCCGCCCGGCCGTGA
- a CDS encoding sugar phosphate isomerase/epimerase family protein has translation MIRPGLVSITFRQLSAEEVCHWAAETQLQGIEWGSDIHVPVGQLGTAAHVAELTRDHGLEVAAYGSYHWLGVNELDEWQKTVDTAAELGAKIIRVWCGNKGSADADADWRKRVADAGRSAAEVADQAGITIACEWHGKTLTDTAESAQALFDAVDHPAFQTYWQPHQRMAFADCLEDMETALPRLVGVHVFQWDVETVERHALAEGQGMWPTYLRQAMTCPRLAEGGEMFALLEFVRDNDPGNLAADAQTLRQWLNSVNAKG, from the coding sequence ATGATCCGTCCCGGTCTGGTTTCCATCACGTTCCGCCAACTGTCTGCCGAGGAAGTCTGCCACTGGGCGGCGGAGACCCAGCTCCAGGGCATCGAGTGGGGCAGCGACATCCATGTGCCCGTCGGCCAACTGGGCACCGCCGCCCACGTCGCCGAGCTCACCCGCGACCACGGCCTCGAAGTCGCGGCCTACGGGTCGTACCACTGGCTCGGGGTGAACGAACTGGACGAGTGGCAGAAGACGGTGGACACCGCCGCGGAGCTCGGCGCGAAGATCATCCGGGTGTGGTGCGGGAACAAGGGTTCGGCCGACGCAGACGCGGACTGGCGAAAACGCGTGGCGGATGCGGGGCGCAGCGCCGCCGAGGTCGCGGATCAGGCGGGCATCACCATCGCCTGCGAGTGGCACGGCAAAACGCTGACCGACACCGCGGAGTCGGCGCAGGCCTTGTTCGACGCGGTGGACCACCCCGCGTTTCAGACCTATTGGCAGCCGCACCAGCGCATGGCGTTTGCGGATTGCCTGGAAGACATGGAGACGGCGCTGCCTCGCTTGGTGGGGGTGCATGTGTTCCAGTGGGACGTGGAAACCGTCGAGCGTCACGCGTTGGCCGAGGGCCAGGGGATGTGGCCGACGTATCTGCGTCAGGCGATGACCTGTCCGCGTCTGGCGGAGGGCGGCGAGATGTTTGCACTGCTGGAGTTCGTACGTGACAACGACCCGGGCAACCTCGCGGCGGATGCGCAGACCCTGCGCCAATGGCTGAACTCGGTGAACGCTAAGGGTTAG
- a CDS encoding endonuclease/exonuclease/phosphatase family protein — MRRRFKIFRRILCALLVALAVIFGPYLTSRALSPFRVVSSYEVTPSVDATPTEPTAPLRVACYNIAHGRGLAQDNWSGGTPDERIQRLNDIAELLKTLDADVVILNEVDFDASWSNHVNQAEFLAEAAGYPYVAEQRNLDFRMLWRTWKFGNAVLSRHPITRSEVIDSPGFSNAETLLAGKKRGLACTIDWHGQGIRILASHLSHRSESLRSRSIDLLIAPPDLPTIIAGDLNSTPTGFPRSKPSEDHGNAIDKIDASGLFARRPVDPPTDLAELTFHAEKPINVIDWIMITHDLAFEDYRVIDSLLSDHRPIVADLILSPEQ, encoded by the coding sequence ATGCGGCGACGATTCAAAATCTTCCGGCGAATCCTCTGTGCTCTTCTCGTCGCCTTGGCGGTGATCTTTGGGCCCTACCTGACGTCCCGGGCGCTGTCGCCGTTCCGTGTGGTGAGCAGCTACGAAGTGACGCCCTCTGTTGACGCCACCCCTACGGAACCCACCGCCCCGCTGCGTGTCGCCTGCTACAACATCGCCCACGGGCGCGGGCTCGCCCAAGACAACTGGTCCGGCGGCACACCTGACGAGAGGATTCAACGCCTCAACGACATCGCCGAGCTCTTGAAAACCCTTGATGCCGATGTCGTGATACTCAATGAAGTGGACTTCGACGCGAGCTGGAGCAACCACGTCAATCAGGCCGAGTTTCTCGCCGAGGCCGCGGGCTACCCGTACGTGGCCGAGCAACGCAACCTCGATTTCCGGATGCTGTGGCGCACGTGGAAGTTCGGCAACGCGGTGCTCTCGCGTCACCCCATCACACGAAGCGAAGTCATCGACTCCCCCGGTTTCTCGAACGCCGAAACCCTGCTGGCCGGGAAGAAGCGTGGCCTGGCCTGCACGATCGATTGGCACGGCCAAGGCATCCGCATCCTCGCCTCCCACCTCTCACACCGCAGCGAATCCCTACGCTCTCGCTCAATCGACCTGCTCATCGCCCCGCCGGACCTGCCCACGATCATCGCCGGCGACCTGAATTCCACGCCCACCGGCTTCCCCCGCAGCAAGCCCTCCGAAGACCACGGCAACGCCATCGACAAGATCGACGCTTCGGGCCTGTTCGCCCGGCGGCCCGTCGATCCACCGACCGACCTGGCCGAGTTGACGTTTCACGCCGAGAAACCCATCAACGTGATCGACTGGATCATGATCACCCACGACCTCGCGTTCGAGGACTACCGAGTCATCGACTCGCTATTGTCCGATCACCGCCCGATCGTGGCGGACCTGATCCTCAGCCCTGAGCAATGA